One part of the Bradyrhizobium sp. CB1650 genome encodes these proteins:
- a CDS encoding ABC transporter permease has translation MEVLTPFHAAPERVHSRARAWLLLRGILTRVAILIGASALIFLGTAVIPGDFVTELLGQDYTPELAQRMRADLGLDRVLVERFVLWLSAFLTGDLGRSFTTRTGVWEVVEPRLENTLALAAVTFLWFPVAIAAGLGVFMTGRRTQHCFRLVAQIVICMPEFLIAYIFIYVFAVELRLLPAVSRISQGAPFLDQLRLLILPSACLGVGIVAYVGRMVLALLATEERKDYFEFARLKGFGRGETALRYALPAITPSILNLALTYCAYLLTGVLVIEVVFGFAGLGDLTVSSVVWRDIPVLQFCAMLITGIYMLLYSLSDLVSGRFIGRTTL, from the coding sequence GTGGAAGTGCTGACACCATTTCACGCCGCACCTGAGCGCGTGCATTCGCGTGCCAGAGCGTGGTTGCTCTTGCGTGGCATCCTCACGCGTGTTGCCATTCTTATCGGCGCATCCGCCCTGATCTTTCTCGGAACGGCAGTCATTCCAGGGGATTTTGTCACAGAGTTGCTAGGCCAGGACTACACTCCCGAGCTCGCTCAACGCATGCGCGCTGACCTAGGCCTCGATCGTGTCCTTGTGGAACGCTTCGTCCTCTGGCTCTCCGCTTTCTTGACCGGCGATCTTGGCCGCTCGTTTACGACCCGCACCGGCGTCTGGGAAGTTGTTGAGCCTCGACTCGAAAACACCCTCGCTCTCGCTGCCGTGACGTTTCTGTGGTTTCCGGTCGCGATCGCGGCAGGGCTTGGAGTGTTCATGACTGGCCGACGCACCCAGCATTGCTTCAGGCTCGTAGCGCAGATTGTCATCTGCATGCCGGAATTCCTAATCGCCTATATCTTTATCTATGTGTTTGCCGTGGAGCTTAGGCTTCTACCTGCGGTTTCCCGCATTTCGCAGGGAGCGCCTTTCTTGGATCAGCTGCGTCTCCTCATTCTGCCGAGCGCTTGTCTCGGTGTCGGCATCGTCGCCTATGTCGGGCGCATGGTGCTCGCGCTGCTCGCCACGGAGGAGCGCAAGGATTACTTCGAGTTTGCTCGGCTCAAAGGCTTTGGCCGGGGCGAAACTGCGCTACGTTATGCATTGCCTGCGATTACACCGTCGATCCTCAATCTCGCACTGACTTATTGCGCCTATCTGCTGACGGGCGTGCTCGTGATCGAAGTCGTGTTCGGCTTTGCGGGCCTTGGTGACCTTACTGTGTCGTCCGTTGTGTGGCGCGATATCCCCGTACTGCAGTTCTGCGCGATGCTGATCACCGGCATCTATATGCTGCTCTATTCATTGTCCGATCTCGTGAGCGGTCGCTTCATCGGGAGGACAACGCTGTGA
- a CDS encoding ABC transporter permease, producing the protein MIDARWTERYGAERFEPPSAAHILGTDHLGRDLFAETLAAGRETMLISVTAAFVAFGLGLGLAVLTGVSRGFGGSVLTRSMDALIAIPGLIVAFVLIAALGSSTSSLIAVIIVVEFCRVFRSLRAPVAQVIAQPFVELSRIRGEGIGYLIFRDVWPNIRAYAAVELINRFVSCLMFLSALSVLGLGVQPPASDWGTLIKLNAAGLLLGSPAPILPGLFILTTSLLALWAVGEERLTASRNRP; encoded by the coding sequence TTGATCGACGCGCGATGGACGGAGCGTTACGGCGCCGAGCGGTTCGAGCCACCATCCGCGGCACACATTCTTGGAACGGATCACCTCGGGCGAGATCTATTCGCCGAGACACTCGCGGCTGGCCGTGAGACCATGCTCATTTCCGTGACTGCGGCATTCGTCGCCTTTGGTCTCGGCCTCGGCCTCGCGGTGCTCACCGGCGTGTCGAGAGGTTTCGGCGGCTCGGTGCTCACCCGATCGATGGATGCGCTGATCGCGATCCCGGGTCTGATCGTCGCCTTCGTGCTGATCGCGGCCCTCGGATCGAGTACGTCCAGCCTGATCGCGGTCATCATCGTCGTCGAATTCTGCCGTGTGTTCCGATCCCTGCGCGCGCCCGTCGCTCAGGTAATTGCGCAGCCGTTCGTGGAACTCTCGCGTATTCGCGGAGAGGGCATCGGCTACCTCATCTTTCGTGACGTCTGGCCAAATATACGGGCCTATGCGGCCGTAGAACTCATCAACCGCTTCGTGTCGTGCCTGATGTTCCTGAGCGCGCTCAGCGTGTTGGGCCTCGGTGTGCAGCCCCCGGCAAGCGATTGGGGCACACTCATCAAACTCAATGCGGCGGGTCTTCTTCTCGGATCGCCTGCGCCAATTCTTCCTGGCCTATTCATCCTTACTACCTCGCTGCTTGCCCTTTGGGCCGTCGGCGAGGAGCGTCTCACCGCGTCCCGCAACAGACCCTGA
- a CDS encoding Crp/Fnr family transcriptional regulator, producing MRSFVKNAILARLPLQDLAAIGQCLEPIVLTERIVLQEPKRNVDYVYFIESGLVSLRIVTCGNILETAVIGFRGAVGASVLLGGHLSTHQAVVLFPGTALRIRVKDLRQLMNERRQIREQLSRYVDALSLHCAQTGFCGVWHHREKRLASWLCLSSDAADTHVLPVTHDYLSSVLGLPRPGITETLNKFAEQRLIRKVRGVLRIDERKCLEQRACTCYKLVSEAYASSGPAIAAKASTN from the coding sequence ATGCGGTCCTTTGTCAAAAATGCGATCCTGGCGAGGCTGCCTCTCCAAGATCTCGCAGCAATAGGGCAGTGTCTTGAGCCTATCGTTCTGACAGAACGCATCGTTCTGCAAGAGCCGAAAAGGAATGTTGATTACGTCTATTTCATAGAGTCGGGACTCGTCTCGCTAAGGATTGTCACGTGCGGCAATATCCTTGAAACGGCGGTAATAGGATTTCGGGGAGCGGTCGGCGCTTCGGTCCTATTGGGAGGTCATCTTTCGACGCATCAAGCTGTCGTGCTTTTTCCTGGAACCGCTCTCAGGATCCGTGTCAAAGATTTGCGTCAGCTGATGAACGAGCGTCGGCAAATCCGGGAACAGCTCTCTCGCTACGTCGACGCGCTATCATTGCATTGCGCTCAGACAGGATTTTGTGGCGTTTGGCACCATCGCGAAAAGCGGCTCGCGAGCTGGCTCTGTCTATCGAGTGACGCTGCTGACACTCATGTGCTTCCAGTTACCCATGACTATCTTTCGTCCGTATTGGGATTGCCTCGTCCGGGGATAACCGAGACCCTGAACAAGTTTGCCGAACAGCGTCTTATTCGCAAGGTGCGCGGCGTGTTGCGGATCGATGAACGCAAGTGCCTGGAGCAAAGGGCATGCACTTGTTACAAGCTTGTTTCCGAGGCGTATGCCTCCTCGGGACCCGCAATTGCAGCGAAAGCGTCGACCAACTAG
- a CDS encoding ABC transporter substrate-binding protein — translation MITRRNFTGLIGAAALSTASRPSMAQQTAPRRGGRVRVMLQETASSSLLDPTKVASWAVYFAYELIGARLVNVDSHLQPIPALAESWEAANGKVNDWIFRLRRGAEFHDGRSVTARDVIYTINRLRDPAAQSPLRVLVDHVSDIVAEDPQTIRFKLTRPDADFPLLLAQDRFHILPEGYSRFDKPLGAGAFIANGLDPAGVNTYRRNPNFWDGDKPYLDEVSFQGNQDPIARVSALLAGDVDAVQTISFALAKRVAAVTGLEVVSSPSGVHNVVAMHVDKAPFDHVEVREALKCLFDRSLLRDKLCAGQASIANDHPIPPFSPFYHSELPVRPYDPDRARTLLRQAGVDLGQLVLHASEAVTPNVAVDLAQMFADTARQAGVNVQARRDPVAGYWDNIWLKEPLMVGGWGTRYTPDAMLRVAYRSDAKWNETRWRRPEIDRMMDDALATTDLERRRLLYWGIQEAIHKEGGAAIPLFFNQLDAKASYVKGVAPSPLGALKGSAFSEIWLDREI, via the coding sequence ATGATCACGCGTCGCAACTTCACTGGTTTGATCGGTGCCGCTGCCCTGTCCACGGCGTCGCGGCCGTCCATGGCCCAGCAAACCGCGCCTCGCCGCGGTGGTCGCGTGCGGGTCATGCTGCAGGAGACGGCTTCCTCGTCATTACTTGATCCGACCAAGGTTGCGTCGTGGGCGGTCTATTTCGCCTATGAGCTGATAGGAGCTCGCCTCGTTAATGTCGATTCGCATCTTCAGCCCATTCCGGCCCTGGCGGAGAGCTGGGAAGCCGCAAACGGCAAGGTGAACGACTGGATCTTTCGGCTGCGCCGCGGCGCCGAGTTCCACGATGGCAGATCCGTCACGGCGCGGGACGTGATCTACACCATCAACCGCTTGCGCGATCCGGCAGCGCAGTCGCCTTTGCGCGTGCTTGTTGATCACGTGAGCGATATCGTTGCTGAAGACCCGCAGACGATCCGCTTCAAGCTGACACGTCCCGATGCCGATTTCCCGCTGCTGCTCGCCCAGGATCGCTTCCATATCTTGCCTGAGGGATATTCGCGCTTCGACAAGCCACTTGGGGCGGGCGCCTTCATCGCCAATGGTCTCGATCCGGCTGGTGTAAACACATATCGCCGTAATCCGAACTTCTGGGACGGCGACAAGCCCTATCTCGATGAGGTCTCATTTCAAGGCAACCAGGATCCGATCGCGCGCGTTTCGGCTTTGCTCGCTGGGGACGTCGACGCTGTGCAGACAATCAGCTTTGCGCTGGCTAAACGCGTGGCCGCAGTGACCGGCCTTGAGGTCGTCTCATCGCCCAGCGGTGTGCACAACGTGGTCGCGATGCATGTCGACAAGGCACCATTCGACCATGTCGAGGTGCGCGAGGCACTAAAATGTCTGTTCGACCGTTCTCTTCTCCGCGACAAACTGTGCGCGGGGCAGGCGAGCATTGCTAATGACCATCCAATTCCTCCGTTTAGCCCGTTCTACCATTCCGAGTTGCCCGTCAGACCCTACGATCCGGACCGGGCGCGGACGCTGCTTCGCCAGGCTGGCGTCGACCTTGGTCAACTCGTTTTGCACGCCTCTGAGGCCGTTACGCCCAACGTTGCTGTCGACCTGGCGCAGATGTTTGCCGATACGGCGCGCCAGGCCGGCGTCAATGTGCAGGCGCGACGGGATCCCGTTGCTGGCTATTGGGACAATATCTGGCTTAAAGAGCCGCTGATGGTGGGTGGTTGGGGCACGCGCTACACACCCGACGCTATGCTGCGCGTTGCCTATCGATCTGACGCCAAATGGAATGAGACAAGGTGGAGACGACCTGAGATCGACCGCATGATGGACGATGCCCTGGCTACGACTGATTTAGAACGTCGACGCCTGTTGTACTGGGGGATCCAAGAGGCGATCCACAAGGAGGGCGGTGCCGCCATCCCACTGTTCTTCAATCAGCTCGACGCCAAAGCGAGCTATGTCAAAGGCGTTGCACCGTCACCGCTCGGAGCGCTCAAGGGCTCGGCGTTCTCCGAGATCTGGCTCGATCGTGAGATTTGA
- a CDS encoding TIM barrel protein, which translates to MTKLFLHSYGLRYHYRHKPGFDVFSLIDIAAELGFDGINVSAHLPGYVEISGRERDHLRKVRRHLDHRGLLIDIETRGTEVAHLSDCLAMAADVGAGYLRTFTTGAPDRRQRVSEAKRNLSQLTPIAERVGIPVLLENHEDLCGAEVAEILTSVNSPWIRALFDYVNSMIFFEDPCDALEAMEPWVCSAHLKDCVLLPPVRQGEEGTLLGVPIGSGVAPVAKLTQKLARLALDRICFENTWSYRAPLRDRRGTGEPGESIFAWANLRGLPAEWMINAAEMAQSAPGKVVELEMQALDQSLCWLRKLSIGVGLTRSDAKA; encoded by the coding sequence ATGACCAAGCTGTTCTTGCACTCTTACGGCCTGCGCTATCACTATCGTCACAAACCCGGCTTCGACGTTTTCTCATTGATCGATATCGCGGCCGAGCTCGGGTTCGACGGGATCAACGTATCAGCTCACCTTCCCGGCTATGTTGAAATCTCAGGACGCGAACGCGATCACCTTCGGAAGGTACGACGCCATCTCGATCACCGTGGGCTACTCATCGACATCGAGACCCGCGGGACGGAGGTCGCCCATCTAAGCGATTGCCTCGCCATGGCCGCTGACGTCGGAGCTGGATACCTCAGGACCTTCACGACAGGTGCGCCGGATCGCCGCCAGCGCGTGAGTGAGGCAAAGAGGAATCTATCTCAGCTCACTCCGATAGCCGAGCGTGTCGGCATTCCAGTTCTCCTGGAGAACCACGAAGATTTGTGCGGTGCCGAGGTCGCGGAGATCCTCACATCGGTCAATAGCCCTTGGATCCGAGCGTTGTTCGACTATGTCAATTCGATGATCTTCTTTGAGGATCCCTGTGATGCCCTCGAGGCGATGGAGCCCTGGGTATGCTCCGCGCATCTAAAGGATTGTGTGCTATTACCCCCTGTGCGTCAGGGGGAGGAGGGGACCCTGCTCGGTGTGCCGATCGGTTCCGGCGTTGCACCTGTCGCAAAGCTGACGCAAAAGCTCGCACGCCTCGCGCTGGACCGCATCTGCTTCGAGAACACGTGGTCTTATCGCGCCCCGCTGCGCGACCGACGCGGCACGGGCGAGCCTGGAGAATCCATTTTTGCTTGGGCAAATCTGCGGGGACTGCCCGCTGAGTGGATGATTAATGCCGCCGAAATGGCGCAGTCAGCCCCTGGAAAGGTGGTTGAGCTGGAGATGCAAGCTCTCGATCAATCCCTCTGCTGGCTTAGAAAACTGTCTATCGGCGTCGGCCTGACGAGGTCGGATGCGAAGGCATAG
- a CDS encoding GntR family transcriptional regulator translates to MDKVDGLLDVADTDSDALEGPRWRFIANTLKQEILSGHFEINRPLPSDTKVAERFAVSRMTARKALASLQSKGIIRIEHGRGSFVEIDAIKYRLSGRHTFSKNVIDNGMRPSRRLLAADIVQPDDWVRQSLRLPQSSSALRIRLVSEADNRPLALSTCYLELPRFDGFVSALGPEANVENALQHFALVEKAQIDVNLLARMPSEEEATLLDQSLARPVMEKRASSIDQHGEPVWCYQVIYAADRVQFRFDRL, encoded by the coding sequence ATGGATAAAGTCGATGGCCTCCTCGATGTGGCTGATACCGATTCCGATGCTTTGGAAGGACCAAGATGGCGCTTTATTGCGAACACGCTGAAGCAGGAAATCCTGAGCGGGCATTTCGAGATCAACAGGCCACTGCCATCCGACACCAAAGTCGCCGAACGCTTTGCCGTGAGCCGCATGACGGCTCGCAAGGCCCTAGCGAGCCTTCAAAGCAAGGGGATCATCCGCATTGAACACGGACGTGGCTCGTTCGTGGAGATCGACGCCATCAAATACCGCCTCAGCGGACGCCACACTTTCTCGAAAAACGTCATCGATAATGGCATGAGGCCGAGCCGTAGGTTGCTCGCGGCGGATATCGTCCAACCCGACGACTGGGTGCGGCAATCCCTTCGCTTACCCCAAAGCTCTTCGGCGTTACGCATCCGACTCGTCAGCGAGGCCGACAACCGCCCTCTCGCATTGAGCACGTGCTATCTGGAACTACCGCGTTTCGACGGTTTCGTCTCGGCGCTTGGTCCCGAGGCAAACGTCGAAAACGCGCTACAGCACTTCGCTTTGGTGGAAAAAGCCCAGATCGACGTCAACCTGCTCGCGCGGATGCCGAGCGAGGAAGAGGCAACCCTGCTGGATCAATCTCTGGCTCGGCCGGTCATGGAAAAGCGCGCATCAAGCATCGATCAGCATGGTGAACCAGTCTGGTGTTACCAGGTGATCTATGCTGCCGATAGGGTCCAATTTCGGTTCGACAGATTGTAG
- a CDS encoding ATP-binding cassette domain-containing protein, with protein sequence MSEVLRIDDLKVEIASSDSAVNQIGALSATFMGGRLYSVIGPSGIGKTSLCLALIGWQRPNLHITGGDTSFLGRSLTKMAPRDRQALWGRDILYIPQSSATTLVSSRGVVDQLAAFPGDTSSQRIERRLLLRNAFDRLDIPGFNENRYPHQYSGGQLQRVLVSSLFCAAPRLVILDEPTSSLEPALKSTVMTAIKARIEEIGAAAIVVTHELTFFEALSDGAIDLDRYLKRPLPTRATTSRQKDRNSIRALALENRPTPLDSNTGKSPPRHAVPLRVDRLSVHAPSGRSLVADVSFSLSAGSCIGLVGPSGAGKTTVLRALLGQHHDSSGEILVGGRRLPLHYSARTTAEKRVFEYVPQSVRLHLNPALTIAYLIGRRLRQAGEAGNSNEAAKVLDSIFLPTGYLPKRLSELSGGECQRLGIALALASRPRILLLDEVTASLDSANGALVVELLRKVRDHRSVSMLFVSHQPDMVARLADEVVEMRAGRVLSSLISVDAASPPTTFPNWASAFEPAHSVGRGRT encoded by the coding sequence GTGAGCGAGGTGCTGCGGATAGATGATCTCAAAGTAGAAATCGCAAGCTCGGACAGCGCCGTGAACCAGATCGGCGCGCTTAGCGCCACTTTCATGGGCGGTCGCCTCTATTCCGTCATCGGCCCCTCTGGCATCGGTAAGACGAGCCTGTGCCTGGCGCTTATCGGCTGGCAGCGTCCCAATCTCCATATCACGGGTGGCGATACCTCATTTCTGGGGCGATCACTCACCAAAATGGCCCCCCGTGATCGGCAGGCGCTTTGGGGGCGGGACATCCTCTACATTCCCCAGTCGTCTGCCACGACCCTCGTTTCGAGCCGTGGCGTGGTCGATCAACTCGCGGCCTTTCCCGGGGACACGAGCTCGCAACGCATTGAGCGCAGGCTTCTGCTTCGCAACGCCTTCGATCGCCTCGATATTCCAGGGTTCAACGAGAACCGCTATCCGCACCAATATAGCGGCGGCCAGCTCCAGCGCGTTCTCGTCTCTAGCTTGTTCTGCGCTGCACCGCGCCTCGTCATCCTGGACGAACCGACGAGTTCGCTCGAGCCCGCACTGAAGAGCACCGTTATGACTGCCATCAAAGCGCGTATCGAAGAGATCGGCGCTGCAGCCATAGTGGTGACCCACGAGCTCACATTTTTCGAAGCCCTGTCGGATGGAGCTATCGACCTTGACCGGTATCTGAAGCGACCGCTTCCCACCCGAGCGACCACTTCTCGCCAAAAAGACCGCAACAGCATAAGGGCGCTTGCCCTAGAAAACCGTCCTACCCCTCTCGACTCGAACACGGGCAAATCACCGCCGCGGCATGCTGTGCCGCTCCGTGTCGACCGACTGAGTGTGCATGCGCCAAGCGGGCGTTCGCTTGTCGCCGATGTCTCGTTTTCGCTAAGCGCTGGCAGCTGCATCGGTCTCGTCGGCCCGTCTGGCGCAGGCAAGACGACGGTTCTTCGTGCACTTCTCGGTCAGCACCATGACTCCTCGGGGGAGATCTTGGTCGGAGGGCGCCGTCTACCCCTCCACTATTCGGCCCGCACAACCGCCGAGAAGCGTGTTTTCGAGTACGTCCCTCAGTCGGTTCGGTTGCACCTCAACCCGGCGCTGACGATTGCCTATCTGATCGGCCGCAGATTGCGTCAGGCGGGGGAGGCCGGCAACTCAAACGAGGCTGCAAAGGTTCTCGACTCGATTTTTCTTCCGACCGGTTATCTGCCCAAGCGCCTGTCAGAGCTTTCGGGCGGGGAATGCCAACGGCTTGGGATCGCCTTGGCTCTTGCGTCGCGGCCACGCATTCTTCTCCTCGACGAGGTGACGGCCTCGCTCGACTCTGCCAATGGCGCTCTTGTCGTGGAGCTGCTGCGCAAGGTACGTGATCATCGTTCGGTCAGCATGCTCTTCGTTTCGCATCAGCCGGACATGGTGGCGCGGCTCGCCGATGAAGTGGTCGAAATGCGTGCCGGACGCGTGCTCTCCTCTCTGATCAGCGTCGACGCGGCATCGCCTCCGACGACGTTCCCGAACTGGGCGAGCGCCTTCGAGCCGGCGCATTCTGTTGGACGGGGCCGCACATGA